Proteins encoded by one window of Rhea pennata isolate bPtePen1 chromosome 11, bPtePen1.pri, whole genome shotgun sequence:
- the LOC134145356 gene encoding adrenodoxin-like has product MIAQGISGLMRPLLTGLNVSKTRLIYPCRVAEQNHTLARQGSERGFSFTKRLQDAPRESSSADQVMVHFINRDGEKLTATAKEGETLLEVVVNQNLAIDGFGACEGTLACSTCHLIFERDIFQKLDTISDEEMDMLDLAYGLTETSRLGCQVCIKKSMDGLTVRVPMEVSDIRRELEVGKQSKQ; this is encoded by the exons ATGATCGCTCAGGGCATCTCTGGTCTCATGCGACCCTTGCTAACTGGACTGAATGTAAGCAAAACTCGCCTTATTTATCCCTGCAGGGTGGCTGAACAGAATCACACATTGGCCAGGCAGGGGTCAGAAAGAGGCTTCAGCTTCACAAAAAGGCTCCAGGATGCCCCCAGGGAATCAAG CTCTGCAGACCAGGTGATGGTGCATTTTATAAACCGAGATGGAGAGAAACTCACTGCTACAGCCAAAGAAGGAGAGACTTTGCTGGAAGTGGTTGTCAATCAAAACTTGGCCATTGATGGATTTG GTGCATGTGAAGGAACTTTAGCCTGCTCTACCTGTCACCTAATTTTTGAGAGGGACATCTTCCAAAAGCTGGATACTATCTCAGATGAAGAGATGGACATGCTGGACTTGGCTTATGGACTCACTGAGAC atcTCGCCTTGGCTGCCAGGTGTGCATTAAGAAGTCAATGGATGGTTTGACAGTGCGGGTCCCAATGGAGGTATCTGACAtcaggagggagctggaggTTGGGAAGCAGAGCAAACAGTAA